A stretch of Anolis sagrei isolate rAnoSag1 chromosome X, rAnoSag1.mat, whole genome shotgun sequence DNA encodes these proteins:
- the CLDN5 gene encoding claudin-5 yields MGWAALELLGLALSVLGWAGALLVAALPMWRVSAFLEHNIVVAQSTWEGLWMDCVVQSTGQMQCKVHDSVLALRPEVQAGRTLTVLAALLGLAALLVTVAGARCTTCLKAGRVKARVAGGGGALFAACGLLVLVPPSWFAHLIIRNFYDPAVQASQKREMGAALYLGWAAAALLLLGGSLILAAALRSNPPQAPAFPVKYAAPRRSPSASPTAEYDKKNYV; encoded by the coding sequence ATGGGCTGGGCGGCGTTGGAGCTGCTGGGGCTGGCGCTGAGCGTGCTGGGCTGGGCGGGGGCGCTGCTGGTGGCGGCGCTGCCCATGTGGCGGGTCTCGGCCTTCCTGGAGCACAACATCGTGGTGGCGCAGAGCACGTGGGAGGGCCTGTGGATGGACTGCGTGGTGCAGAGCACGGGCCAAATGCAGTGCAAGGTGCACGACTCGGTGCTGGCGCTGCGGCCGGAGGTGCAGGCCGGGCGGACGCTGACGGTGCTGGCGGCGCTGCTGGGCTTGGCGGCGCTGCTGGTGACGGTGGCCGGGGCGCGGTGCACCACCTGCCTGAAGGCCGGGCGCGTCAAGGCGCGGGTGGCGGGCGGCGGAGGGGCGCTCTTCGCCGCCTGCGGCCTCCTGGTCCTCGTGCCGCCCTCCTGGTTCGCCCACCTCATCATCCGCAACTTCTACGACCCGGCCGTCCAGGCCTCGCAGAAGCGCGAGATGGGCGCCGCCCTCTACCTGGGCTGGGCCGccgccgccctcctcctcctcggcgggAGCctcatcctggccgccgccctcCGGAGCAACCCGCCTCAGGCCCCCGCCTTCCCCGTCAAGTACGCCGCCCCGCGGAGGAGCCCCTCCGCCAGCCCCACCGCCGAGTACGACAAGAAGAACTACGTCTGA